The following coding sequences lie in one Capsicum annuum cultivar UCD-10X-F1 unplaced genomic scaffold, UCD10Xv1.1 ctg83172, whole genome shotgun sequence genomic window:
- the LOC107852223 gene encoding flower-specific defensin — MVRSIYFMAFQVLAMTLFVAHGVQGQNICKTKSKYFQGLCWIDSSCRKVCIEKDNFQDGHCSKLQRNCLCTKLCVFDNIPNDAGTILVQDTKTVEAELLEEEFLKE; from the exons ATGGTTCGTTCCATTTACTTCATGGCATTTCAGGTTCTGGCAATGACACTCTTTGTTGCCCATG GGGTGCAAGGTCAGAACATTTGCAAAACAAAAAGCAAATATTTCCAAGGATTATGTTGGATCGACTCTTCATGTAGAAAAGTTTGTATCGAGAAGGACAACTTTCAAGATGGTCATTGTAGCAAACTCCAAAGGAACTGCCTATGCACTAAGCTTTGTGTATTTGACAATATTCCTAATGATGCTGGAACTATTTTGGTTCAggatactaaaactgtggaagcAGAATTGCTTGAAGAAGAGTTTCTCAAGGAGTAA